The following proteins are co-located in the Pan troglodytes isolate AG18354 chromosome 5, NHGRI_mPanTro3-v2.0_pri, whole genome shotgun sequence genome:
- the ECI2 gene encoding enoyl-CoA delta isomerase 2 isoform X3, whose protein sequence is MNRTAMRASQKDFENSMNQVKLLKKDPGNEVKLKLYALYKQATEGPCNMPKPGVFDLINKAKWDAWNALGSLPKEAARQNYVDLVSSLSPSLESSSQVEPGTDRKSTGFETLVVTSEDGITKITFNRPKKKNAINTEMYHEIMRALKAASKDDSIITVLTGNGDYYSSGNDLTNFTDIPPGGVEEKAENSAVLLREFVGCFIDFPKPLIAVVNGPAVGISVTLLGLFDAVYASDRATFHTPFSHLGQSPEGCSSYTFPKIMSPAKATEMLIFGKKLTAGEACAQGLVTEVFPDSTFQKEVWTRLKAFAKLPPNAVRISKEVIRKREREKLHTVNAEECNVLQGRWLSDECTNAVVNFLSRKSKL, encoded by the exons ATGAATAGAACAGCAATGAGAGCCAGTCAGAAGGACTTTGAAAATTCAATGAATCAAGTGAAACTCTTGAAAAAGGATCCAGGAAACGAAGTGAAGCTGAAACTCTACGCGCTATATAAGCAG GCCACTGAAGGACCTTGTAACATGCCCAAACCAGGTGTATTTGACTTGATCAACAAGGCCAAATGGGACGCATGGAATGCCCTTGGCAGCCTGCCCAAG GAAGCTGCCAGGCAGAACTATGTGGATTTGGTGTCCAGTTTGAGTCCTTCACTGGAATCCTCTAGTCAGGTGGAGCCTGGAACAGACAGGAAATCAACTGGGTTTGAAACTCTGGTGGTGACCTCCGAAGATGGCATCACAAAGATCACGTTCAACCGGcccaaaaagaaaaatgccataaACACTGAG ATGTATCATGAAATTATGCGTGCACTTAAAGCTGCCAGCAAGGATGACTCAATCATCACTGTTTTAACAG GAAATGGTGACTATTACAGTAGTGGGAATGATCTGACTAACTTCACTGATATTCCCCCTGGTGGAGTAGAGGAGAAAGCTGAAAATAGTGCCGTTTTACTGAG GGAATTTGTGGGCTGTTTTATAGATTTTCCTAAGCCTCTGATTGCAGTGGTCAATGGTCCAGCTGTGGGCATCTCCGTCACCCTCCTTGGGCTATTCGATGCCGTGTATGCATCTGACAGG GCAACATTTCATACACCATTTAGTCACCTAGGCCAAAGTCCGGAAGGATGCTCCTCTTATACTTTTCCGAAGATAATGAGCCCAGCCAAG GCAACAGAGATGCTTATTTTTGGAAAGAAGTTAACAGCGGGAGAGGCATGTGCTCAAGGACTTGTTACTGAAGTTTTCCCTGATAGCACTTTTCAGAAAGAAGTCTGGACCAGGCTGAAGGCATTTGCAAAGCTTCCCCCAAAT gCCGTGAGAATTTCAAAAGAGGTaatcaggaagagagagagagaaaaactacACACTGTTAATGCTGAAGAATGCAATGTCCTTCAGGGAAGATGGCTatcagatgaatgcacaaatgCTGTGGTGAACTTCTTATCCAGAAAATCAAAACTGTGA
- the ECI2 gene encoding enoyl-CoA delta isomerase 2 isoform X2, whose amino-acid sequence MAYLAWRLAQRSCPSSLQVTSFPVVQLHMNRTAMRASQKDFENSMNQVKLLKKDPGNEVKLKLYALYKQATEGPCNMPKPGVFDLINKAKWDAWNALGSLPKEAARQNYVDLVSSLSPSLESSSQVEPGTDRKSTGFETLVVTSEDGITKITFNRPKKKNAINTEMYHEIMRALKAASKDDSIITVLTGNGDYYSSGNDLTNFTDIPPGGVEEKAENSAVLLREFVGCFIDFPKPLIAVVNGPAVGISVTLLGLFDAVYASDRATFHTPFSHLGQSPEGCSSYTFPKIMSPAKATEMLIFGKKLTAGEACAQGLVTEVFPDSTFQKEVWTRLKAFAKLPPNAVRISKEVIRKREREKLHTVNAEECNVLQGRWLSDECTNAVVNFLSRKSKL is encoded by the exons TTCTCTGCAGGTCACTAGTTTCCCGGTAGTTCAGCTGCACATGAATAGAACAGCAATGAGAGCCAGTCAGAAGGACTTTGAAAATTCAATGAATCAAGTGAAACTCTTGAAAAAGGATCCAGGAAACGAAGTGAAGCTGAAACTCTACGCGCTATATAAGCAG GCCACTGAAGGACCTTGTAACATGCCCAAACCAGGTGTATTTGACTTGATCAACAAGGCCAAATGGGACGCATGGAATGCCCTTGGCAGCCTGCCCAAG GAAGCTGCCAGGCAGAACTATGTGGATTTGGTGTCCAGTTTGAGTCCTTCACTGGAATCCTCTAGTCAGGTGGAGCCTGGAACAGACAGGAAATCAACTGGGTTTGAAACTCTGGTGGTGACCTCCGAAGATGGCATCACAAAGATCACGTTCAACCGGcccaaaaagaaaaatgccataaACACTGAG ATGTATCATGAAATTATGCGTGCACTTAAAGCTGCCAGCAAGGATGACTCAATCATCACTGTTTTAACAG GAAATGGTGACTATTACAGTAGTGGGAATGATCTGACTAACTTCACTGATATTCCCCCTGGTGGAGTAGAGGAGAAAGCTGAAAATAGTGCCGTTTTACTGAG GGAATTTGTGGGCTGTTTTATAGATTTTCCTAAGCCTCTGATTGCAGTGGTCAATGGTCCAGCTGTGGGCATCTCCGTCACCCTCCTTGGGCTATTCGATGCCGTGTATGCATCTGACAGG GCAACATTTCATACACCATTTAGTCACCTAGGCCAAAGTCCGGAAGGATGCTCCTCTTATACTTTTCCGAAGATAATGAGCCCAGCCAAG GCAACAGAGATGCTTATTTTTGGAAAGAAGTTAACAGCGGGAGAGGCATGTGCTCAAGGACTTGTTACTGAAGTTTTCCCTGATAGCACTTTTCAGAAAGAAGTCTGGACCAGGCTGAAGGCATTTGCAAAGCTTCCCCCAAAT gCCGTGAGAATTTCAAAAGAGGTaatcaggaagagagagagagaaaaactacACACTGTTAATGCTGAAGAATGCAATGTCCTTCAGGGAAGATGGCTatcagatgaatgcacaaatgCTGTGGTGAACTTCTTATCCAGAAAATCAAAACTGTGA